The Comamonas sp. GB3 AK4-5 genome includes a region encoding these proteins:
- the fliE gene encoding flagellar hook-basal body complex protein FliE, whose translation MDLRLNSATSPVSAGADLASKLTRPLQKAEAQGHGFSAELESALRSVSAAQNHSSHMQKEVQLENPAVSLEETMVAMQKAQIGFQASLHVRNRLVQAYSDIMGMQV comes from the coding sequence ATGGACCTCCGTCTCAACAGCGCGACCTCTCCCGTCTCTGCCGGCGCCGATCTGGCCAGCAAGCTGACCCGCCCGCTGCAAAAGGCCGAGGCCCAGGGCCACGGCTTCAGCGCCGAGCTGGAAAGCGCTCTGCGCTCGGTCAGCGCAGCGCAAAACCATTCTTCGCACATGCAAAAAGAAGTGCAGCTGGAAAACCCGGCCGTCAGCCTGGAAGAAACCATGGTGGCCATGCAAAAGGCGCAGATCGGTTTCCAGGCTTCGCTGCATGTGCGCAACCGCTTGGTCCAGGCCTATAGCGACATCATGGGAATGCAAGTCTGA